In Anoplopoma fimbria isolate UVic2021 breed Golden Eagle Sablefish chromosome 12, Afim_UVic_2022, whole genome shotgun sequence, one DNA window encodes the following:
- the si:dkey-151g10.3 gene encoding serine/threonine-protein kinase WNK2, with product MATDPGEPTGTEDSSEKPDGQREEDTEREGRADPQRERTNSNPSDFEDEENLVRPISSSTPSLPVDTGQKRLRREKRFFRKSVEICEEDDEVEVTPEAPHSAPHLELCSSDSVFTSSAQQQGAASSFAAIGHDPSCPSSTQEPGKDAPSSTPTQRGKERDREQEEEAEMKAVATSPGGRFLKFDIELGRGAFKTVYKGLDTETWVEVAWCELQDRKLTKAEQQRFKEEAEMLKGLQHPNIVRFYDSWESVLRGKKCIVLVTELMTSGTLKTYLKRFKVMKPKVLRSWCRQILKGLHFLHTRTPPIVHRDLKCDNIFITGPTGSVKIGDLGLATLMRTSFAKSVIGTPEFMAPEMYEEHYDESVDVYAFGMCMLEMATSEYPYSECQNAAQIYRKVTSGIKPASFDKVNDPEIKEIIEFCIRQNKNQRLSIRDLLNHAFFGEDTGVRVELAEEDTGTQDCLALRIWVEEPKKLKGKHKDNEAIEFSYDLENDSAEEVALEMVKSGFFHESDAKVVGKSIRDRVNLIKKSRERRQQQLLQQQQGLEEKRDPSLTSYTTSHPSCPSSLGPGAPGQTGGGGGGGGGGQESEELPEVDQHVRQQHIFSGTNLSLPAPINVPTTSMSFNDPAGLGGTMVPLAQQTQPTATPMQLTDIIPQAAPQQTQPAMIPQQTIVQQQQIGMDPQTTTLQQQQQQMEAQATLLEQQQVSANQPPTGHYPQSLSAVAVQKHQHEPQQQIYVQQPVPPVNTTPQQQVLPSQPGMEQRAMSLPQQGELPQTYKQQPTGDPHEQTLIQPQLQQQLQQTLLQQQQAILLEQHQTYVQQQLDQQQQKAQLQQQQQQQALLQQHQLDQQQAFIHKQLLDQQQQQALIQQQQEKQQQQQGLHQLQQKAQLQQQQHEQQQVQLKQQIEQQQQALLQQQFEQQRQQQVLLQHQQAERLHQQAFIQQQIQEQHQQAAIIQLQQTEKTEAVPIPQSNSKQQIQQQPTDVQHMCNPKLNATQFTPHTALTQQQVMEQQQQAALIQQQQAFVAQPQHHTSIMEPHIPAGTEVIQQQTQQLPQAQVPMGIQTAHIPVQTSAAVPAQVLTQQGQSEARPQSQVPVQFIAQSTVQAAQAMIEAQVSPPAPVIQQQTHVIQTQQIPLQTSYPGPAPLSQSQVTAQPLIQTQPLHLTIGQSQPPHAQGPTVDIQMMGQQSQATVHPPAAITSMPSQIQHETLVQQNAQIPGLMQPQLHQQTQGPSPCQMHAQAPAGLSTPQYVSQPTHQAMPAVQQDATHITQQQQQQETVLQYQQMILSSGSAGSVGTTTDHCLNSVADPANFVAIPHPLPQAGQVYVQGQTTPHPVVQAQQQPLGGTADSSVVQSISKPPMPQSTLQYQQQLQKLSQVQQPLAPPPAQAQLLAQPIQAPIQQPLPMQQALIALDEGQLPRVQCPPASHLMTHPSAQIVAGAPPSVQHQAKQMLPAHTHSQTSIQGQTNSQMQTQVQTQVQTQAHFHTQTHTEAPIAEQPVLPHAVLLLAQQMPLSPSHTSCPPTSLPSLPFLPSHHPAAFPVPELPTSPPASEVTLPGQADFIPTSPPPVTALQSLDSNAPKLPQASLQDCDLSLLGIAQDGPYLSSTEGHYSLGSVPANGEESFQLLANGKLEKLKTQRRASCQRLEKVSHQFQLSMLQVSGSGDNMVECQLETHTNKMVTFKFDIEGDAPEDIADYMVEEDFVLGEEKETFVEELRGIVKKAHEILQTHSQTGSTDQLHVSTPTSSSADSVPHSSPVGRWRFFINQTIRHRDSLSSQGAGTPPPTTEMRIPQSPTTERESEGSLSLESLTGMAFPPCPTLSATSPPVSTVSAPASMVPSATTNPTPHTTASESISAPASTLEASYPVTAPGGLELPVLTSASVDQFRNVPSSIAIPAAANFPNLSTAPIVVFPAPTTILPDVLTSPGSSGCSTVGQSIGDTVTTAQRSCVPAADQSSTSFHSPPPAAAVTSSAVSQLGMEQQQTLAQGAKPAPQQAQLPQPQLQPALQQQVPVVQQQLQAEQLEQQAQQLQRETPQQQQQSQHQVYQEQIQLQQERALQQSLQQLQHQQLMQQQIPLQQQMAEVQVLPQTRHTELLQSAPLQQFLPPMSLQQTQQPLLQQQTPQYTPQLLQQPQLQQIPQQVMAPQAAVVPQQQAHIDPQQQQQLNLQQTIHFQQQQMVQQQLQQQQHQLFMGADQGQMLPLSISQQFLQQQAQLSVNPVQQQQIPQQTQSPAELVQQHIQYQKQLQHTEQQQEMVQAVDTPQKQQQLPLQKQSSLQISESEASTGETSFTEDTCSYSTPFHPSSDSSLPPLQLATTEAPVPALSLPMTPSPAQPSSVAESDSEGPPKIEFVDNRIKTLDEKLRNLLYQEYSSGAAPASGPTSAASTSAGGDESSEPQSLHHLSFHPPASSSDTSPHSSSSSSSPTTSRSSSTSPDPERDGTGGKAFSEVPNFAEMGPVEQQPGPSVPSTSASSTPPTSLLPPNQDESAGPQRPPVPGEPTILAVPPHSDTSTTGDASWPPNQHPIPLRHGHQKHNAGGGYFGLNLTCPSIRNPVSKKSWTRKFKNWACKLRHSASLFKKPRVQQDGSSSSQTLREEKEAPPPNPPHSRKGRFQVTPVTQSSPPKAAPSGHVSSHRKVGRFSVTQAETKKEDRHTDSSPVSPVLERERRRSRAKDSEKDESKRTPAMAHLPRGHGHSHSPLGSSDDDDECEMEDEDLRKELHKLREKHIKEVVSLQSQQNRELQELYRQLRSLKDQRQSLPVSLSRMTPLPTGPPLLSPRRPRPAKMKLRPRPHSHMDNNGVTHSGIQQSSSFSGGEQSRLLLYCSPEHCTSLPAKRDHSPLRKSTFTDELHKLVDNWTKDAVGPALPKPSLNQIKQIQQVQELGGWSQPAEVAPPGWFSVAPLNPAAPPTPTSLPVAAPSQYTGGGSLSNLHSPGAPPQTHMAQVPQMQQSLHLHQSLPLQQMTYQQSQIQQVPQPQVQPPVQSQSLSQTQPVTQLPHLQPQGQPLLPSQMPTSPVSTATSLLHGSGTTAPTDSTAAAGGAFCSCSSSSTSSSSCSTAALPSSAKIHPTPQTSTLPLGQK from the exons CCTTCAAGACTGTGTATAAAGGCCTGGATACAGAGACTTGGGTGGAGGTGGCTTGGTGTGAACTACAG GACCGCAAGCTGACCAAAGCAGAGCAACAACGCTTCAAGGAGGAGGCCGAGATGCTGAAGGGGCTCCAGCACCCCAACATCGTCCGCTTCTATGACTCCTGGGAGTCTGTGCTCCGTGGGAAGAAGTGCATCGTTCTAGTCACTGAACTCATGACTTCAGGAACACTCAAAAC TTACCTGAAGCGctttaaagtgatgaaaccCAAGGTCCTGAGGAGCTGGTGTCGGCAAATCCTGAAGGGCCTTCACTTCCTTCACACCAGGACTCCTCCAATAGTCCACCGAGACCTTAAGTGTGACAACATCTTCATAACAGGCCCCACAGGCTCGGTCAAGATTGGTGACCTGGGACTGGCCACTCTTATGCGAACCTCCTTTGCCAAGAGTGTCATAG GAACGCCAGAGTTCATGGCTCCAGAGATGTATGAGGAGCACTATGATGAGTCTGTGGACGTCTACGCCTTCGGGATGTGCATGCTGGAGATGGCCACTTCAGAATACCCCTACTCTGAGTGCCAAAATGCTGCTCAGATCTATCGCAAAGTCACAAGT gGTATAAAGCCAGCCAGCTTTGATAAAGTGAATGACCCAGAAATCAAAGAGATCATAGAATTCTGTATTCGTCAGAACAAGAATCAGAG ACTCTCCATCCGAGACCTCCTGAACCACGCTTTCTTTGGGGAGGACACAGGGGTCCGGGTGGAGTTGGCAGAAGAGGACACGGGCACCCAGGACTGTCTGGCTCTCCGGATTTGGGTTGAAGAGCCCAAGAAGCTAAAGGGGAAGCATAAAGACAACGAGGCCATCGAGTTCAGCTACGACCTGGAGAATGATAGCGCTGAGGAAGTGGCTCTGGAGATG GTGAAGTCAGGATTCTTCCATGAGAGCGATGCCAAGGTGGTTGGAAAATCCATCCGGGACCGTGTAAATCTGATCAAAAAGTCGCGGGAGCGTCGACAACAGCAGCTtcttcagcagcagcaaggcttggaagaaaaaagagacCCCTCTCTCACCTCCTACACCACTTCTCATCCATCCTGCCCATCCTCACTGGGGCCAGGGGCACCTGGACagaccggaggaggaggaggaggaggaggaggagggcaggagTCTGAGGAGCTGCCTGAAGTGGACCAGCATGTCAGGCAGCAACATATTTTCAGTGGGACAAACCTTAGTCTGCCAG CACCCATTAATGTTCCCACTACATCCATGTCATTCAATGATCCGGCTGGACTAGGGGGGACCATGGTGCCCCTCGCTCAGCAGACCCAACCCACTGCCACTCCCATGCAGCTCACTGACATCATTCCCCAGGCAGCACCCCAGCAAACACAGCCTGCCATGATCCCTCAGCAGACTATTGTCCAACAACAACAGATAGGGATGGATCCCCAGACCACCAcccttcagcagcagcaacagcaaatgGAGGCCCAGGCCACTCTGCTCGAACAACAACAAGTTAGTGCGAATCAGCCACCAACGGGACATTATCCACAGAGCCTTTCAGCTGTAGCTGTCCAGAAACATCAACATGAGCCTCAGCAGCAGATCTATGTACAGCAGCCTGTTCCTCCTGTCAACACAACTCCTCAGCAGCAAGTATTACCTTCACAACCTGGTATGGAGCAGCGAGCTATGTCATTGCCACAGCAAGGGGAGCTGCCTCAGACTTACAAACAGCAACCAACAGGGGATCCTCATGAACAGACCTTGATACAACCGCAACTGCAACAACAGCTTCAGCAAACTCTGTTACAACAGCAACAAGCTATACTGCTCGAGCAACATCAGACATACGTCCAGCAACAGCTTgatcagcagcaacaaaaagcacagcttcaacagcagcagcaacaacaggcCCTACTACAACAACATCAACTGGACCAGCAGCAAGCATTTATACACAAGCAATTGTTGgatcaacaacagcagcaagcTCTTATTCAACAGCAACaagagaagcagcagcaacagcaaggtctt CATCAGCTACAACAGAAAGCTCAGCTACAGCAACAGCAACATGAGCAGCAACAAGTGCAACTCAAACAGCAGatagagcagcaacagcaagCTCTGTTGCAACAACAGTTCGAGCAACAGCGTCAGCAACAAGTCCTGTTACAACATCAACAAGCAGAGAGATTACACCAACAGGCTTTTATACAGCAACAGATCCAGGAGCAGCACCAACAAGCAGCCATTATTCAACTTCAGCAAACTGAGAAGACGGAGGCTGTCCCTATTCCACAAAGTAACAGTAAGCAGCAGATTCAGCAGCAGCCAACTGATGTGCAGCACATGTGCAACCCAAAACTAAACGCCACTCAGTTTACACCTCATACCGCTCTGACGCAGCAGCAAGTGATGGAGCAACAGCAGCAAGCAGCATTGATCCAGCAGCAGCAAGCATTTGTTGCCCAGCCGCAGCACCACACCTCTATAATGGAACCTCATATTCCAGCCGGCACCGAAGTGATTCAGCAACAAACTCAACAGTTACCACAGGCCCAGGTCCCCATGGGCATTCAGACTGCGCACATCCCTGTTCAGACATCCGCTGCTGTTCCAGCTCAAGTCCTTACCCAGCAAGGACAAAGTGAGGCTCGTCCCCAGAGCCAGGTCCCAGTCCAGTTTATAGCCCAGTCAACAGTCCAAGCAGCTCAAGCTATGATTGAGGCCCAAGTATCTCCTCCTGCGCCAGTGATCCAGCAACAGACTCACGTCATACAGACCCAACAAATTCCTCTACAGACTAGTTACCCAGGACCTGCCCCACTCTCACAGAGCCAGGTAACTGCTCAGCCATTAATCCAGACTCAGCCTCTGCACCTGACAATTGGTCAGTCCCAGCCGCCACATGCTCAGGGCCCAACTGTGGACATTCAGATGATGGGCCAGCAAAGCCAAGCTACTGTCCATCCTCCAGCTGCAATTACCTCAATGCCCAGTCAGATCCAACACGAGACTCTTGTTCAGCAAAATGCTCAAATACCAGGACTCATGCAGCCCCAGCTCCATCAACAAACTCAAGGCCCGTCACCTTGCCAGATGCATGCTCAGGCTCCTGCTGGCCTTTCGACCCCTCAGTATGTCTCTCAGCCGACCCACCAAGCCATGCCAGCTGTGCAACAGGATGCAACTCAtattacacaacagcagcagcaacaagagACAGTTCTGCAGTATCAACAGATGATTCTGTCTTCTGGCTCAGctggaagtgttggaacaacaacagATCATTGTCTCAATTCTGTAGCTGACCCTGCAAACTTTGTTGCCATTCCTCATCCTCTGCCGCAGGCTGGACAGGTCTATGTTCAAGGCCAAACAACACCACATCCAGTTGTTCAGGCCCAGCAGCAACCCCTAGGAGGCACTGCTGACTCTTCAGTCGTTCAGTCCATCTCCAAGCCTCCTATGCCTCAGTCTACTCTGCAATACCAGCAACAGCTACAGAAGCTATCTCAAGTGCAGCAACCACTAGCTCCGCCTCCTGCACAGGCCCAGTTACTGGCACAGCCCATCCAAGCTCCCATACAGCAACCACTTCCTATGCAGCAGGCTTTGATAGCCCTTGACGAGGGTCAGCTGCCCCGTGTCCAGTGTCCACCTGCTTCACATCTGATGACCCATCCTTCTGCACAGATAGTGGCAGGCGCCCCTCCATCTGTGCAGCACCAAGCCAAGCAGATGCTtccagctcacacacactcacaaaccaGCATTCAGGGCCAAACAAACTCTCAAATGCAGACACAAGTTCAGACACAAGTTCAGACGCAGGctcattttcacacacagacacacactgaggcaCCTATTGCTGAACAGCCTGTTCTACCCCATGCTGTCTTGCTGCTGGCACAACAAATGCCCCTCAGCCCGTCTCATACCTCATGTCCCCCAACATCCCTACCATCTCTTCCATTCCTACCATCCCACCATCCCGCTGCTTTCCCTGTGCCAGAGCTGCCTACATCTCCGCCAGCGTCCGAGGTAACCTTACCAGGGCAGGCCGACTTTATacccacctcccctcctcctgtcACTGCTCTACAATCGCTTGACTCTAATGCCCCCAAACTGCCCCAAGCCTCGCTCCAAGACTGTGACCTTTCCCTGCTGGGCATTGCTCAG GATGGTCCGTACCTGTCAAGTACAGAAGGTCATTATTCATTAGG GTCTGTTCCAGCTAACGGAGAAGAAAGTTTTCAGCTCTTAGCCAATGGGAAGTTAGAGAAATTAAAGACTCAAAGAAGGGCTTCCTGTCAGAGGTTGGAGAAAGTTTCACATCAGTTTCAACTGAGCATGCTCCAG GTGTCAGGCAGTGGGGACAACATGGTGGAATGCCAGTTGGAAACCCATACCAACAAGATGGTGACATTTAAGTTTGACATTGAAGGGGATGCACCAGAGGACATAGCAGACTACATG GTGGAGGAGGACTTTGTCCTTggggaagagaaagaaacatttgttgaaGAGCTTAGAGGCATAGTTAAGAAAGCTCACGAAATTcttcaaacacattcacag ACTGGATCAACTGACCAGTTGCATGTGAGCACTCCCACTAGCTCTTCAG CGGACTCAGTGCCCCATTCCTCTCCAGTGGGACGCTGGCGCTTCTTTATCAACCAGACCATCCGCCATAGAGACTCTCTATCAAGTCAGGGAGCAGGAACGCCTCCACCCACTACAGAGATGAGGATACCTCAGTCTCCTACAACAGAGAGAG AAAGTGAAGGATCCCTGAGTCTGGAGTCCTTGACAGGCATGGCCTTTCCCCCCTGCCCCACCCTTTCTGCCACCTCCCCTCCAGTCTCCACTGTCTCAGCCCCTGCCTCAATGGTCCCCTCAGCCACCACTAACCCGACTCCTCACACAACTGCCTCTGAAAGCATTTCTGCACCGGCCTCCACTCTCGAGGCTTCTTACCCTGTAACTGCTCCAGGTGGTCTTGAACTGCCAGTCCTCACCTCGGCTTCTGTTGACCAATTTCGCAATGTTCCCTCATCCATAGCAATACCTGCTGCTGCTAACTTCCCCAACTTGTCCACTGCTCCTATTGTTGTGTTTCCCGCACCCACCACCATTCTCCCTGATGTCCTCACATCTCCTGGAAGCAGTGGTTGCTCCACTGTAGGTCAAAGTATAGGGGATACAGTGACAACTGCTCAAAGGTCATGTGTGCCTGCAGCGGACCAGTCGTCAACCTCTTTTCAttcccctcctcctgctgctgcagtgaccTCTTCTGCAGTAAGCCAACTTGGCATGGAACAGCAGCAGACTCTCGCTCAGGGGGCCAAGCCAGCCCCACAACAAGCTCAACTACCGCAGCCACAACTACAACCTGCATTACAGCAACAGGTACCAGTAGTTCAACAGCAACTGCAGGCAGAGCAGCTTGAACAACAGGCACAACAGTTACAGCGGGAAACaccacagcaacaacagcaatcCCAACATCAAGTGTACCAAGAACAaattcagctgcagcaggaacGGGCTCTGCAACAGTCTCTCCAGCAGTTACAACATCAGCAACTAATGCAGCAACAGATACCACTTCAACAACAGATGGCTGAGGTGCAGGTGTTGCCTCAGACCAGACATACAGAGTTGTTACAGTCTGCGCCTCTTCAGCAGTTTCTGCCACCAATGTCCCTACAGCAGACCCAACAACCCCTTCTCCAACAGCAAACACCACAGTATACCCCACAGTTACTGCAGCAGCCTCAGTTACAACAGATACCGCAGCAAGTTATGGCACCCCAAGCTGCTGTAGTGCCTCAACAGCAGGCCCACATTGatccccagcagcagcaacagttgAACCTGCAACAGACAATACACTTCCAGCAACAGCAAATGGTGCAacagcagctacagcagcagcaacatcagCTGTTTATGGGTGCTGATCAAGGCCAAATGCTACCCCTGTCAATTAGTCAACAGTTTCTTCAACAACAGGCACAGCTAAGTGTTAACCCTGTACAGCAACAGCAGATTCCACAACAAACCCAGAGCCCTGCTGAGCTGGTAcaacaacacatacagtatcagAAACAGCTGCAACACACTGAGCAGCAACAAGAGATGGTTCAAGCCGTGGACACACcccagaaacagcagcagctcccacTGCAGAAGCAGTCCTCTTTACAGATATCCGAGTCAGAGGCGTCCACGGGAGAGACCAGTTTTACAGAGGACACATGCAGCTACTCCACCCCTTTTCACCCTTCCTCCGACTCCTCTCTCCCGCCTCTTCAACTGGCCACCACTGAAGCCCCCGTACCAGCTCTCTCCCTCCCAATGACACCATCCCCTGCTCAGCCTTCCTCTGTGGCCGAGTCAGACAGTGAAGGCCCCCCCAAAATTGAATTTGTAGACAATCGCATAAAGACTCTGGATGAAAAGCTGAGGAACTTGTTATATCAGGAGTACAGCAGCGGGGCGGCCCCGGCCTCTGGCCCCACATCGGCTGCCTCCACATCAGCAGGAGGAGACGAGTCATCTGAGCCACAATCGCTCCATCACTTGTCTTTCCACCCACCTGCCTCCTCTTCCGATACTTCCCCTcactcatcatcctcctcttcttcccccaCCACCTCCCGttcctcctctacctcccctGACCCAGAGAGAGATGGCACAGGAGGGAAAGCTTTCTCAGAAGTGCCCAACTTTGCGGAGATGGGCCCCGTGGAGCAACAGCCTGGCCCATCTGTTCCCTCCACCTCTGCCTCGTCCACCCCGCCTACCTCTCTCCTGCCTCCCAATCAGGATGAATCGGCTGGGCCCCAGCGTCCACCTGTACCAGGAGAACCGACCATACTT GCTGTACCCCCACACTCTGACACCAGTACCACTGGAGACGCATCGTGGCCCCCCAATCAGCACCCGATCCCCCTCCGGCATGGACACCAGAAGCACAATGCAGGAGGTGGATATTTTGGCCTAAACCTGACATGTCCTAGTATCAGAAATCCTGTTAGCAAGAAATCCTGGACTCGCAAATTCAAAAACTGGGCATGCAAACTGCGCCACTCCGCCAGCTTGTTCAAGAAGCCCAGAGTCCAGCAAG ACGGAAGTTCCAGCAGTCAGACACttagagaggagaaggaggcacCACCGCCAAATCCACCTCATTCACGCAAAGGACGATTTCAG GTGACTCCAGTGACCCAGTCCTCTCCCCCGAAGGCTGCGCCATCAGGCCACGTTAGCTCTCACAGGAAAGTGGGCCGCTTCTCTGTAACCCAGGCTGAGACTAAGAAAGAGGACAGGCATACTGACAGCTCCCCTGTGTCTCCTGTtttggagagggagagaaggagatcTCGGGCAAAGGACAGCGAGAAAGATGAAAGTAAGAGGACCCCAGCAATGGCTCACCTGCCTCGAGGTCACGGACACAGCCACTCACCCCTGGGCAGCAGCGATGATGACGATGAGTGTGAGATGGAGGATGAAGACCTCAGAAAAGAACTACACAAGCTCAGAGAGAA gcaCATCAAAGAAGTGGTATCCCTTCAGTCCCAGCAGAACCGAGAGCTGCAGGAGCTGTACAGACAGCTGCGTTCCCTCAAAGACCAGCGGCAgagtctgcctgtctctctgtcccgaATGACTCCTCTTCCCACGggacctcctctcctctctcctcgaaGGCCCAGGCCTGCCAAAATGAAACTCCGGCCCCGGCCTCACTCTCACATGGATAACAACGGAGTTACACACTCTG GGATTCAGCAGTCAAGTAGTTTCTCGGGTGGTGAACAGAGTAGACTGCTTCTATACTGCAGCCCAGAGCACTGCACTTCACTGCCTGCTAAAAGAG ATCACAGTCCTCTTAGAAAAAGCACATTCACAGATGAACTGCACAAGCTGGTTGATAATTGGACGAAGGACGCGGTGGGCCCCGCTCTGCCCAAGCCTTCGCTGAATCAAATTAAGCAGATTCAGCAGGTGCAGGAGTTGGGAGGCTGGAGCCAGCCGGCTGAG GTGGCTCCACCAGGTTGGTTTTCAGTTGCACCACTGAACCCCGCGGCACCTCCGACCCCTACCAGCTTGCCTGTGGCAGCCCCTTCCCAATACACAGGCGGAGGAAGCCTGTCCAACCTGCACTCTCCGGGGGCCCCACCGCAAACGCACATGGCTCAAGTTCCACAGATGCAGCAAAGTTTACACCTCCATCAGTCTCTCCCCCTCCAGCAGATGACCTATCAGCAGTCCCAAATCCAGCAGGTCCCGCAGCCCCAGGTGCAACCTCCCGTTCAGTCCCAGTCACTATCACAGACACAACCCGTCACCCAGCTGCCCCATTTACAACCTCAAGGCCAACCGCTGCTGCCTTCCCAAATGCCCACATCTCCGGTGTCCACGGCCACGTCTCTGCTGCATGGCAGTGGCACCACTGCACCTACAGATAGCACGGCTGCTGCTGGGGGGGCATTTTgttcctgttcttcttcttcaacctcttcctcctcttgctctACTGCTGCTCTACCTTCCAGTGCCAAAATTCACCCAACACCCCAAACCTCTACTCTTCCTCTGGGACAGAAGTAA